A window from Salvia miltiorrhiza cultivar Shanhuang (shh) chromosome 2, IMPLAD_Smil_shh, whole genome shotgun sequence encodes these proteins:
- the LOC131008998 gene encoding cyclic dof factor 1-like, with product MKEPEIKLFGRKIVLPDKGGAVAAGEFSGRSSCVSDGDDRCLEASGEKGEAHHEIQLHALEEHQEAEECESRDENAEEPRNPAAESSEMDENGQQKAALKKPDKILPCPRCNSADTKFCYYNNYNIKQPRHFCKSCQRYWTAGGTMRNVPVGAGRRKNKNCRHISAAEADLGCAFGLSFGPDHEPIKRSDEPIKNGGPPPPPPPQLVMPFPMIPWNPAICPMPMPVYPAPYWPNNGWSVPWVGPALGKHSRSGDEVDKGRPILVPKTLRIDDPEEAAKSSIWETLGIKYDSVSREGLFKALQPKPGREKISISAASALQANPAAFSRSISFQEGV from the exons ATGAAGGAGCCGGAGATCAAATTGTTTGGCCGCAAGATCGTCTTACCGGACAAAGGCGGAGCTGTCGCCGCCGGCGAGTTTTCCGGCCGGAGCAGCTGCGTAAGCGACGGCGACGACCGCTGCTTGGAAGCCAGTGGAGAAAAAGGAGAGGCTCATCATGAAATCCAACTTCATGCTCTCGAGGAG CATCAAGAAGCAGAAGAGTGCGAAAGCAGGGATGAGAATGCAGAGGAGCCACGGAATCCGGCGGCGGAGTCGTCGGAGATGGACGAGAACGGGCAGCAAAAGGCGGCGCTGAAGAAGCCGGACAAGATCCTGCCGTGCCCCCGTTGCAACAGCGCCGACACCAAGTTCTGCTACTACAACAACTACAACATCAAGCAGCCCCGCCATTTTTGCAAGAGCTGCCAGAGGTACTGGACCGCCGGCGGCACCATGAGGAACGTCCCCGTGGGGGCCGGCCGCCGGAAGAACAAGAACTGCCGCCACATCTCCGCCGCCGAGGCCGATCTGGGCTGCGCTTTCGGGCTGTCGTTCGGCCCCGATCACGAGCCCATCAAGAGATCAGACGAGCCCATCAAGAATGGcgggccgccgccgccgccgccgccgcaactCGTGATGCCGTTCCCTATGATCCCTTGGAATCCGGCAATTTGCCCGATGCCGATGCCGGTGTATCCGGCGCCGTATTGGCCTAATAATGGGTGGAGCGTGCCGTGGGTGGGGCCGGCGCTAGGTAAGCATTCAAGAAGTGGCGATGAAGTGGATAAGGGAAGGCCGATCTTGGTCCCAAAAACGCTGAGGATCGATGATCCAGAGGAAGCCGCCAAGAGCTCGATATGGGAAACGCTTGGGATCAAGTATGATTCGGTTAGTAGGGAAGGGTTGTTCAAGGCGTTGCAGCCCAAGCCCGGTCGGGAAAAGATTAGCATCTCCGCCGCCTCGGCGCTGCAAGCCAATCCCGCCGCTTTCTCGCGCTCCATTAGCTTCCAAGAGGGCGTCTGA
- the LOC131009035 gene encoding uncharacterized protein LOC131009035 isoform X2 yields the protein MSPKTPQNRRKSKKTTTFPSTRRAPPASPNRRVSPPPSAAALAEGDLFAEELSRFETLQISPESPNPRSFPHSVKQQCWDKAEKIKGRHPDRWRRDPLGNTVFRKLVGCSGCLCHDYDHIIPYSKGGKSTLENCQVLQATVNRSKGNRTEMSKSELIQKSAYCRVSGRDMDLLELSAYGNVRRGQDSGGCKIQ from the exons ATGAGCCCAAAGACTCCCCAAAACCGCCGGAAAAGCAAAAAAACCACAACCTTCCCCTCTACACGGCGGGCCCCGCCCGCCAGCCCGAACCGTCGGGTCTCCCCTCCACCGTCCGCAGCGGCGCTCGCCGAGGGCGACCTCTTCGCCGAAGAGCTCTCGCGATTCGAGACCCTCCAAATCTCGCCGGAGAGCCCGAACCCTCGGAGTTTCCCGCACAGTGTGAAGCAGCAATGCTGGGACAAGGCCGAGAAAATCAAGGGCCGCCACCCGGATAGGTGGCGGCGCGACCCCTTGGGCAACACTGTGTTCCGGAAGCTCGTCGGATGCTCCGGTTGCCTCTGCCATGATTACGATCACATTATTCCTTACTCTAAG GGCGGGAAAAGCACCTTAGAAAATTGCCAAGTGTTGCAG GCAACTGTTAATCGATCCAAGGGAAACCGGACTGAGATGTCCAAAAGTGAGCTTATTCAGAAGAGTGCTTACTGCCGGGTTTCAG GTCGCGACATGGACCTTCTTGAGTTGTCGGCCTATGGCAATGTTCGCCGTGGCCAAGATTCCGGCGGATGTAAAATTCAATAA
- the LOC131009035 gene encoding uncharacterized protein LOC131009035 isoform X1, translated as MSPKTPQNRRKSKKTTTFPSTRRAPPASPNRRVSPPPSAAALAEGDLFAEELSRFETLQISPESPNPRSFPHSVKQQCWDKAEKIKGRHPDRWRRDPLGNTVFRKLVGCSGCLCHDYDHIIPYSKGGKSTLENCQVLQATVNRSKGNRTEMSKSELIQKSAYCRVSGLLDFYIWLSKRVHSNIVLRNLHDTFHKMLESSLKFKMAGFVIIKS; from the exons ATGAGCCCAAAGACTCCCCAAAACCGCCGGAAAAGCAAAAAAACCACAACCTTCCCCTCTACACGGCGGGCCCCGCCCGCCAGCCCGAACCGTCGGGTCTCCCCTCCACCGTCCGCAGCGGCGCTCGCCGAGGGCGACCTCTTCGCCGAAGAGCTCTCGCGATTCGAGACCCTCCAAATCTCGCCGGAGAGCCCGAACCCTCGGAGTTTCCCGCACAGTGTGAAGCAGCAATGCTGGGACAAGGCCGAGAAAATCAAGGGCCGCCACCCGGATAGGTGGCGGCGCGACCCCTTGGGCAACACTGTGTTCCGGAAGCTCGTCGGATGCTCCGGTTGCCTCTGCCATGATTACGATCACATTATTCCTTACTCTAAG GGCGGGAAAAGCACCTTAGAAAATTGCCAAGTGTTGCAG GCAACTGTTAATCGATCCAAGGGAAACCGGACTGAGATGTCCAAAAGTGAGCTTATTCAGAAGAGTGCTTACTGCCGGGTTTCAGGTTTACTCGACTTCTATATTTGGCTATCTAAGCGCGTGCATAGTAACATTGTTCTCCGAAATTTACATGAtacttttcataaaatgttAGAATCTTCTCTTAAATTCAAGATGGCAGGGTTTGTTATCATCAAGAGTTAA